In a single window of the Centroberyx gerrardi isolate f3 chromosome 17, fCenGer3.hap1.cur.20231027, whole genome shotgun sequence genome:
- the LOC139921959 gene encoding serine/threonine-protein kinase PAK 2-like: protein MCDSGVCEDKPPAPPVRMSSQGGGAKDPQSANHSSRPLPSVPEERKSRNKIISMFASEKGGRKKDRDKDRPEISSPSDFEHTIHVGFDAVTGEFTGMPEQWARLLQTSNISKSEQKQNPQAVLDILKFYDSTSGKQKYLSFSASDKDSQSPGKKGTETSPSGGKDGDDDDDDEAPPPIVARPEHTKSVYTRSVIDPLPAPEGDAASKAADKQRKKGGKMTDEEIMEKLRTIVSIGDPKKKYTRYEKIGQGASGTVYTAIDVATGQEVAIKQINLQKQPKKELIINEILVMKELKNPNIVNFVDSFLVGDELFVVMEYLAGGSLTDVVTETCMDEAQIAAVCRECLQALEFLHANQVIHRDIKSDNVLLGMDGSVKLTDFGFCAQITPEQSKRSTMVGTPYWMAPEVVTRKAYGPKVDIWSLGIMAIEMVEGEPPYLNENPLRALYLIATNGTPELQSPEKLSPVFRSFLSRCLEMDVEKRGGGRELLQHPFLKLAKPLSSLTPLILAAKEAMKSNR, encoded by the exons atgtgtgacAGCGGAGTGTGTGAGGACaagccccccgccccccctgtCAGGATGAGCAGCCAAGGAGGAGGAGCCAAGGACCcccagtcagccaatcacagctctcgGCCGCTGCCCTCTGTGCCCGAGGAGAGGAAGTCCAGAAACAAGATCATCTCCATGTTTGCCTCTgagaagg GAGGCAGGAAGAAGGACCGGGACAAGGACCGGCCTGAGATCTCCTCCCCCTCAGACTTCGAACACACCATCCATGTGGGCTTTGATGCTGTCACTGGAGAGTTCACT ggcaTGCCAGAGCAGTGGGCCCGTCTCCTTCAAACCTCCAACATCAGCAAatcagaacagaaacagaatccTCAGGCCGTCCTCGACATTCTCAAGTTCTACGACTCAACCAGCGGAAAACAGAAATACCTCAGTTTTTCCGCCTCGG ATAAAGATTCACAGTCG CCAGGTAAGAAGGGTACCGAGACCTCCCCGTCAGGTGGCAAGGACGGcgacgatgacgatgatgacgaaGCTCCACCCCCGATTGTGGCGCGGCCAGAGCACACAAAATCA GTGTACACGAGGTCGGTGATCGATCCGCTCCCAGCTCCGGAGGGAGACGCAGCCTCCAAGGCGGCCGACaaacagaggaagaagggaggcaAGATGACCGACGAGGAGATCATGGAGAAACTCC GAACTATTGTCAGTATTGGAGATCCTAAGAAGAAATACACCCGTTACGAGAAGATCGGCCAGGG GGCATCTGGCACAGTGTACACAGCCATAGATGTTGCCACAGGTCAAGAG GTGGCCATCAAACAGATCAACTTGCAGAAGCAGCCAAAGAAAGAGCTGATCATCAACGAGATCCTGGTCATGAAGGAGCTGAAGAACCCCAACATTGTCAACTTCGTAGATAG TTTCCTTGTAGGAGATGAGCTTTTTGTGGTGATGGAGTACCTGGCTGGCGGTTCTCTAACTGATGTGGTGACGGAAACCTGCATGGACGAGGCTCAGATCGCCGCCGTCTGCAGAGAG tgTCTCCAGGCTCTGGAGTTTCTCCATGCCAACCAGGTCATCCACAGAGACATCAAGAGTGACAACGTACTGCTGGGGATGGACGGATCAGTCAAGCTCA ctgATTTTGGCTTCTGCGCCCAGATCACCCCAGAGCAGAGCAAACGCAGCACCATGGTGGGGACTCCGTACTGGATGGCTCCTGAGGTGGTGACCAGGAAGGCCTATGGACCCAAAGTGGACATCTGGTCCCTGGGCATCATGGCCATCGAGATGGTGGAGGGAGAGCCTCCATATCTCAACGAGAACCCACTCAGG GCATTGTATTTAATTGCCACAAACGGGACTCCTGAGCTGCAGAGTCCAGAGAAACTGTCTCCGGTCTTCAGATCCTTCCTGTCCCGCTGTCTGGAGATGGATGTGGAGAAACGAGGAGGTGGCAGAGAACTGCTGCAG CACCCATTCCTGAAGCTGGCCAAGCCTCTGTCCAGCCTCACCCCCCTCATCCTGGCAGCCAAGGAGGCCATGAAGAGCAACCGCTAA